The following proteins are encoded in a genomic region of Drosophila willistoni isolate 14030-0811.24 chromosome 3R, UCI_dwil_1.1, whole genome shotgun sequence:
- the LOC6647205 gene encoding uncharacterized protein LOC6647205, whose product MFDKMYTKVVCLLNCLFLLQQCSVEARSMFGVGNRLPEDQLLLKDVQHSRPAGLNEQPSVTFQYEIAEPITYIEIVSKENILAEVKFSYINQLIVGVVTGYNGNTTTKATITDRANPPPGFNVTIMIFGLNDTKEHMNPSLFINRDQQFEGELLPDYDELNSFVEMDSNQDDYDDDYTNTELSLNTLAEKSDEDEYQPNEKSDKIIEIGRRQKDDRLVYETYQTSADSSKAPTNHSVIFYYIDSESITYVKFVIFDHFNTQQSTSPDYMAPVAEYSHYSNNTLKAIVSDFKTTSLFVQMFVYGYRPNEVPPSYEPFLPPPHWQRAKEPIEKPLLTPMQRIQLALLMGKSTTPPAFPMDEENFDEDDDDDDGVTRRIRPEDMEFIQVSQDVGEAKDESNAALPQLDLGFGAFVGLFLLILHNIDN is encoded by the exons ATGTTTGACAAAATGTATACAAAAGTTGTTTGTCTATTGAACTGTCTGTTCCTACTGCAGCAATGCAGTGTGGAGGCCAGAAGTATGTTTGGCGTCGGTAATCGGTTACCTGAGGATCAATTGCTTCTCAAGGATGTCCAACACTCACGTCCCGCTGGCTTAAATGAACAGCCCAGTGTGACGTTTCAATATGAGATTGCCGAACCAATTACTTATATCGAAATTGTGTCCAAGGAA AACATTTTGGCAGAGGTAAAATTTAGCTATATCAATCAATTGATTGTCGGTGTGGTGACTGGTTATAATGgcaatacaacaacaaaagcaacaataaCAGATCGAGCAAATCCTCCACCTGGCTTCAATGTAACAATTATGATATTTGGCCTAAACGATACGAAAGAACATATGAATCCATCGCTATTCATAAATCGTGATCAACAATTTGAGGGTGAACTATTGCCCGACTACGATGAATTGAATTCTTTCGTTGAAATGGACTCTAATCAGGATGATTACGATGATGATTATACCAATACCGAATTATCGCTGAACACTTTGGCCGAGAAATCCGATGAAGATGAATATCAACCCAATGAAAAATCagataaaataattgaaattggaCGTAGGCAAAAGG ACGATCGATTGGTGTACGAGACATATCAAACATCGGCCGATTCGTCCAAAGCGCCGACCAATCACTCGGTGATCTTTTACTACATTGATAGTGAATCTATAACTTATGTCAAGTTTGTCATATTCGAT CATTTCAATACACAACAATCAACGTCACCTGACTATATGGCTCCTGTGGCGGAATATAGTCATTATTCGAACAATACGCTGAAGGCCATTGTAAGCGATTTCAAGACGACTTCACTGTTTGTGCAAATGTTTGTCTATGGTTATCGTCCCAATGAGGTTCCCCCCAGCTATGAACCCTTCCTGCCACCACCACACTGGCAGCGAGCCAAGGAACCAATAGAGAAGCCCCTACTTACGCCCATGCAGCGTATCCAGTTGGCCTTGTTGATGGGCAAGTCTACAACTCCGCCGGCCTTTCCCATGGATGAGGAGAATTTCGATgaagatgacgatgatgatgatggagtAACCCGACGCATTCGTCCCGAAGATATGGAATTTATTCAAGTCAGTCAGGATGTTGGAGAAGCCAAAGATGAGTCAAATGCGGCGTTGCCGCAATTAGACTTGGGGTTTGGGGCATTTGTTGGCCTGTTTTTGTTAATCCTGCACAACATAGACAACTAA